The following proteins are encoded in a genomic region of Pyrus communis chromosome 11, drPyrComm1.1, whole genome shotgun sequence:
- the LOC137709075 gene encoding uncharacterized protein: MASLTPGVLIKLLQSINSNVKVRGEYRSVLLQVISIVPVLSGSELWPNQGFFIKVSDSSHSTYVLLSREDNEIILNNKLQLGQFFYVDRMEAGTPVPILVGVRPVPGRHPFMGNPKDLMQMLELSESLVQADPEGTSSLKLRDSFDENPRQTFVIKEDKVAVASRYMHGVSTSNSKASTVDSNGGGKNNDNESGAKKVAMVQKLNGQGCSIVPPHNRPGALALKAEVDVSNTKKTAVPSRSTSAKRTSSKQEIMNSNCLSNRKDKSNAAESVLWPSLPANFMKLGKGMLRRRNLASLVAAEAQKEASTAASLVKCLSMFSDLCSSASPDNPHISFNKFFILHQLIDQPNIAAPLKDSLIPLPTKQLPPDDERLSKKTGLIHGKGTLKSLKVPAELSGAEKLEWAKGDSVKERAELREALVNEIRSWFLNFLEEALESGFRLKTQEKKGKDSGGRRNEPENQIAATLSQLKKANEWLDKLKNSLSSENNILVETVDRLKQKVYICLLAHVESAATALENRSDRNSFSEIYE, from the exons ATGGCTTCCCTCACACCAGGAGTTTTGATAAAGCTTCTTCAGAGCATAAACTCCAACGTGAAGGTTCGAGGAGAATATCGATCAGTCCTGCTTCAAGTGATCAGCATCGTGCCCGTCTTAAGTGGCTCAGAACTCTGGCCTAACCAAGGGTTCTTCATAAAAGTCTCCGATTCTTCTCATTCCACTTATGTCTTGCTGTCGAGGGAAGACAATGAGATTATATTGAATAACAAGTTGCAGCTTGGCCAGTTTTTCTATGTCGATAGAATGGAGGCAGGAACGCCGGTTCCTATTCTTGTTGGGGTCAGACCAGTTCCAGGACGACACCCTTTCATGGGGAATCCAAAAGATTTGATGCAAATGTTGGAGCTATCAGAGAGTCTGGTCCAAGCTGATCCCGAAGGAACCAGTAGTTTGAAATTGAGGGATTCCTTCGATGAAAACCCGAGACAGACGTTTGTTATCAAAGAGGACAAGGTGGCTGTTGCATCTAGGTATATGCATGGTGTTTCGACATCAAATTCAAAGGCTAGCACGGTGGATTCTAATGGTGGTGGGAAGAACAATGACAATGAGAGTGGTGCTAAGAAGGTTGCAATGGTGCAGAAGCTTAATGGTCAG GGATGCTCAATAGTTCCTCCCCACAATCGACCTGGTGCGCTTGCATTAAAGGCAGAGGTAGATGTATCTAACACCAAGAAGACTGCTGTGCCTTCAAGAAGCACTTCTGCAAAACGCACTTCAAGCAAACAGGAAATCATGAACTCTAACTGCTTGTCAAACCGAAAAGATAAAAGTAATGCAGCAGAGTCAGTTTTGTGGCCTTCTCTTCCTGCTAATTTTATGAAGCTCGGAAAG GGAATGCTTAGAAGGAGAAATCTAGCTTCTTTGGTTGCAGCAGAAGCTCAGAAAGAAGCATCTACAGCAGCATCTCTTGTCAAATGCCTTAG tatGTTCTCCGATCTATGCTCATCTGCCTCGCCGGACAATCCCCACATCTCCTTCAACAAATTTTTCATACTCCACCAGCTCATTGACCAACCGAATATTGCAGCTCCATTAAAGGATAGTTTAATTCCTTTACCTACAAAGCAGTTACCTCCAGATGACGAAAGGTTGAGCAAAAAGACAGGCCTAATTCATGGTAAAGGTACATTGAAGTCTTTGAAAGTCCCCGCTGAGTTAAGTGGAGCAGAGAAACTAGAATGGGCGAAAGGAGATAGTGTGAAAGAGAGAGCAGAACTCAGAGAAGCTCTCGTAAATGAAATAAGATCTTGGTTCTTGAATTTCTTGGAGGAAGCATTGGAGTCTGGCTTTCGTCTGAAAACCCAagaaaagaaaggtaaggaCAGTGGTGGGCGGCGCAACGAACCAGAGAATCAAATCGCTGCGACGCTATCACAGCTTAAGAAAGCAAATGAGTGGTTGGATAAACTGAAAAACAGTCTGAGCTCAGAGAACAATATACTGGTTGAGACTGTTGACAGGTTGAAACAGAAAGTGTATATTTGTTTACTTGCTCATGTTGAATCTGCTGCTACAGCTCTAGAAAACAGATCCGATCGCAACTCATTCAGCGAAATATATGAATAA
- the LOC137709076 gene encoding probable DNA N(6)-methyladenine demethylase ALKBH1B, giving the protein MRDEMKRSMEQKSRSVLQAGMVPLKIFLSLSDQINIVKLCRDLGLGLGGFYQPGYRNGAKLNLDMICLGKNGDLEMSQYEDYRPVDGAKPPKIPIKFFQLDRDESEQSLHKRLTVVSFSIGDSAEFLYGGQRDVDRANKVILESGDVLIYGGNLTFKELKILYFCTS; this is encoded by the exons ATGCGGGATGAAATGAAGCGCTCCATGGAACAGAAAAGTAGAAGTGTATTGCAAGCTGGAATGGTTCCGTTAAAAATTTTCCTTTCCCTCAGTGACCAG aTCAATATAGTCAAGCTATGTCGAGACTTAGGTTTGGGTCTTGGAGGTTTCTACCAACCTGGTTACCGCAATGGAGCAAAGCTGAATTTGGACATGATATGCCTTGGTAAGAATGGGGACCTTGAGATGAGTCAATATGAAGATTATCGACCTGTTGATGGTGCTAAACCGCCAAAGATTCCTATTAAATTCTTTCAATTG GATCGTGATGAAAGTGAACAGAGTCTCCACAAACGTTTGACTGTTGTCTCCTTCTCCATCGGAGATTCTGCAGAATTCTTGTATGGTGGGCAAAGGGATGTTGACAGAGCAAATAAGGTTATACTGGAATCTGGAGATGTTCTGATATATGGTGGAAATCTTACTTTCAAAGAGTTGAAAATCTTGTACTTCTGTACATCGTAG